The Anaerolineales bacterium genome includes a region encoding these proteins:
- a CDS encoding ABC transporter permease has translation MGVQTDVLKAGAAGVPRAQKGESLWLDAWRRLRRNRAAVLGGVIILILALTAIFADVIAPYSYYEQTLIDNNKVPPWMLVIFPFMKPYAKISMDYLVGADYVGRDLFSRVVYGSRVSLTVALIAPLISLAIGLVVGTVSGYRGGRTDSFLMRTVDVLYAFPTILFVILLMAFFRSTFARPDQGTFAYAVSSLDNRMGGMLFIFIGLGITAWETMARLSRGQVLSVREKEYIEAAHTIGVKDNRIMQRHILPNIIGPLIVYETLAIPTYIALEAFLSFIGLGVNPPTPSWGSMIADGSGVVRSYPNQVLAPALALAITMFAFNFLGDGLRDALDPRLRGTQ, from the coding sequence ATGGGTGTTCAGACGGATGTCTTGAAGGCTGGGGCCGCCGGTGTTCCCCGCGCCCAGAAAGGCGAAAGCCTGTGGTTGGATGCCTGGCGCCGGCTGCGGCGCAACCGGGCTGCGGTCCTCGGCGGGGTGATCATCCTGATCCTGGCACTGACCGCCATCTTTGCCGATGTGATCGCTCCCTACAGCTACTATGAGCAGACCCTGATCGACAACAACAAGGTCCCGCCGTGGATGCTGGTCATCTTCCCCTTCATGAAGCCGTATGCCAAGATCAGCATGGACTACCTGGTGGGTGCAGACTACGTGGGGCGGGACCTGTTCAGCCGGGTCGTGTACGGTTCCCGCGTCTCCCTGACCGTGGCGCTGATCGCTCCGCTGATCAGCCTGGCGATCGGGCTGGTCGTGGGCACCGTCTCCGGCTACCGAGGCGGGCGGACGGATAGCTTCTTGATGCGGACGGTCGATGTGCTCTATGCCTTCCCGACCATCTTGTTCGTCATCTTGCTGATGGCCTTCTTCCGCTCGACCTTCGCCCGGCCCGATCAGGGCACTTTCGCCTACGCCGTGAGCTCACTCGACAACCGCATGGGCGGCATGCTGTTCATCTTCATCGGCCTGGGGATCACCGCCTGGGAGACCATGGCACGTCTCTCCCGGGGTCAGGTCCTTTCGGTGCGCGAGAAGGAATACATTGAGGCCGCCCACACCATTGGGGTCAAAGACAACCGGATCATGCAGCGGCACATTCTCCCCAACATCATCGGGCCCCTGATCGTGTACGAGACGCTCGCCATCCCGACCTACATTGCGCTGGAAGCCTTCTTGTCGTTCATTGGCCTGGGGGTCAATCCGCCGACACCCTCCTGGGGATCGATGATCGCCGACGGCTCGGGTGTTGTCCGCAGCTATCCCAACCAGGTGCTGGCTCCAGCCCTGGCGCTGGCGATCACTATGTTCGCCTTCAACTTCCTGGGCGACGGGCTGCGCGACGCGCTCGACCCGCGCCTACGAGGCACGCAGTAG